In Seriola aureovittata isolate HTS-2021-v1 ecotype China chromosome 17, ASM2101889v1, whole genome shotgun sequence, a genomic segment contains:
- the LOC130184635 gene encoding uncharacterized protein LOC130184635 isoform X3, whose amino-acid sequence MNDAQQEMSPDFVLMRLVSAAEYDRLDEPDDLMSGGGGFGPVKAVLGHHGGGGFDLDTSGPSAGLGSASPHYSSPLPGKGELDGGLVLTQAPPGSEAPLSPPPPEDFAVAAQRFVDFPVPHGHGSGGHGSRAQLMVFQNLLRSGDRILECGLEQPPPGFLQEGAERQRQQLDPGSGTGPGSTTTGPGPGGGKDQNSHCIPSAEENLQPQQPQLLQWHPVLRLSKGTDGSHTPQQGVPALDSESGSVLCHRHRLLTDRLAKWPPGLLDQALRLGLLEPRKNCSAGGEDPVLALARRLGQLGEGREGGGGGGGREEMVLPLPRCSCHSVLASGSGGIGPGEDPSETSDALLVLEGLGSEEVGGLGEGGDRDGGDMGDAEKGERMGGVGGGGTSGGARQVFSSGTLSGLMRQVHRLAEEAGVCTDQNCRSSLAVLGAAVSLPPCVDSRPPISSTTTPCPYLPVRPQAPQAAAALSGLQVSPDPLPDPSHRPQHQHQSRSQPQSRATTPKLGVASGGAGRSASPLVVLEGEVGGGGGREGEKTPRGKSRKGGSLKVRLSKLFRTKSSSGGSGGLLDKRPSLASSTSSGGSLLDVWGSTCSTEQDSSRLQVSRPHSAFSPVPFTPAFTDTFLRGLPRPVPLRPDGQHPPPRLAPRCPLSRPDASSFATSLRELEKCGWYWGPMNWEDAEMKLKGKPDGSFLVRDSSDPRYILSLSFRSQGVTHHTRMEHYRGTFSLWCHPKFEDRCHSVVEFIERAIMHSKNGKFLYFLRSRVPGLPPTPVQLLYPVSRFSSVKSLQHLCRFCIRQLVRIDHIQELPLPTPLISYLRKFYYYDPEEEIIPPLKERGPEQSSQPGVEAQT is encoded by the exons ATGAACGACGCGCAGCAAGAAATGTCTCCAGACTTCGTCCTGATGCGGCTCGTGTCCGCGGCCGAGTACGACCGACTGGACGAGCCCGACGACCTGATGTCCGGAGGCGGCGGGTTCGGGCCCGTTAAAGCCGTGCTGGGACACCACGGCGGCGGCGGGTTTGATCTGGACACCAGCGGCCCCTCGGCAGGCCTCGGCTCGGCCTCCCCGCACTACAGCTCGCCGCTCCCCGGAAAAGGCGAGCTGGACGGCGGGCTGGTGTTGACGCAGGCTCCACCGGGCTCCGAGGCGCCGCTGTCCCCTCCGCCGCCCGAGGACTTTGCCGTAGCGGCTCAGCGCTTCGTGGACTTCCCGGTGCCGCACGGGCACGGCTCGGGGGGGCACGGGTCGAGGGCGCAGCTGATGGTGTTTCAGAATCTGCTGCGGTCCGGAGACCGGATCCTGGAGTGCGGGCTGGAGCAGCCGCCCCCGGGGTTCCTCcaggagggagcagagagacagagacagcagctgGATCCCGGATCAGGTACGGGTCCCGGCAGCACAACAACTGGTCCCGGGCCTGGAGGCGGGAAGGACCAGAACTCACACTGCATCCCATCTGCAGAGGAAAACCTGCAACCACAGCAGCCGCAGCTGCTTCAGTGGCACCCGGTCCTCAGACTGTCCAAAGGGACCGATGGGTCCCATACTCCTCAGCAGGGTGTCCCGGCTCTGGACTCAGAGTCCGGGTCAGTCCTGTGCCACCGACACCGCCTGCTGACAGACCGACTAGCTAAGTGGCCCCCGGGTCTGCTGGACCAAGCCTTGCGTCTCGGCCTGCTGGAGCCCAGGAAGAACTGCTCCGCTGGGGGAGAGGACCCGGTCTTGGCCCTGGCCCGGAGGCTAGGTCAGCTGGGTGAGGGTAGGGAgggcggtggaggaggaggtgggcgAGAGGAGATGGTGCTCCCCCTCCCTCGGTGCTCTTGTCACAGCGTCCTGGCCTCGGGGTCGGGGGGCATAGGGCCCGGCGAGGACCCGAGTGAGACCAGTGACGCTCTGCTGGTCCTAGAAGGTCTGGGGTctgaggaggtgggggggttgggTGAGGGTGGGGACAGGGATGGAGGGGACATGGGGGACGCTgagaagggagagaggatgGGGGGTGTTGGCGGTGGGGGGACGTCTGGGGGGGCTAGGCAGGTGTTCTCCAGCGGGACTCTGAGCGGTCTGATGAGGCAGGTCCACAGACTGGCGGAGGAGGCGGGGGTCTGCACGGACCAGAACTGCCGGTCCTCGTTGGCTGTCCTGGGCGCTGCAGTGTCCCTACCTCCATGTGTGGACTCCCGCCCCCCCATCAGCAGCACCACTACCCCCTGTCCGTACCTCCCTGTTCGCCCGCAGGCCCCCCAGGCTGCAGCAGCCCTCAGTGGTCTCCAAGTCTCCCCTGACCCCCTCCCCGACCCGAGCCACCGGCcgcagcaccagcaccagtcCCGCTCCCAGCCCCAGAGCCGCGCCACCACCCCCAAACTCGGTGTGGCCTCGGGGGGAGCGGGGCGGTCTGCCTCCCCCCTAGTGGTCCtggagggggaggtgggaggaggaggagggagggagggagagaagacgCCGCGGGGAAAGTCAAGGAAAGGGGGGTCACTGAAGGTCCGGCTCAGCAAGCTGTTCAGAACCAAGAGCTCCAGTGGGGGGTCGGGGGGACTGCTGGACAAGAGGCCGTCCCTGGCCTCGTCCACCTCGTCCGGGGGGAGTCTGCTGGACGTGTGGGGGTCCACCTGCAGCACGGAGCAGGACAGCAGCAG GCTGCAGGTGTCCAGACCTCACAGTGCCTTCTCGCCGGTGCCGTTCACTCCTGCTTTCActg ACACCTTCCTGCGAGGTCTACCGAGGCCGGTCCCTCTGCGCCCCGACGGTCAGCACCCCCCGCCCCGGCTCGCCCCCCGCTGCCCCCTCAGCCGCCCCGACGCCAGCAGCTTCGCCACCAGCCTCAGAGAACTGGAGAAG tgtggctGGTACTGGGGGCCGATGAACTGGGAGGACGCAGAGATGAAGCTGAAGGGGAAACCAGACGGATCGTTCCTGGTCCGAGACAGTTCAGACCCTCGATACATCCTGAGTCTGAGCTTCAGGTCACAGGGAgtcacacaccacacacgcaTGGAGCACTAcagag gaaCCTTCAGTCTGTGGTGTCATCCAAAGTTCGAGGACCGCTGTCACTCGGTGGTGGAGTTCATAGAGAGAGCCATCATGCACTCCAAGAACGGGAAGTTCCTCTACTTCCTGCGCTCCAGAGTCCCCG GTCTGCCCCCGACCCCGGTCCAGCTGCTGTATCCGGTCTCCAGGTTCAGCAGTGTTAAATCTCTGCAGCATCTCTGCCGCTTCTGCATCAGACAGCTGGTCCGTATAGACCACATCCAGGAGCTGCCGCTGCCCAC GCCTCTCATCTCCTACCTGAGGAAGTTTTATTACTACGACCCGGAGGAGGAGATCATCCCCCCACTGAAGGAGCGGGGGCCGGAGCAGAGCAGCCAGCCGGGGGTGGAGGCCCAAACGTAG
- the LOC130184635 gene encoding uncharacterized protein LOC130184635 isoform X2, protein MNDAQQEMSPDFVLMRLVSAAEYDRLDEPDDLMSGGGGFGPVKAVLGHHGGGGFDLDTSGPSAGLGSASPHYSSPLPGKGELDGGLVLTQAPPGSEAPLSPPPPEDFAVAAQRFVDFPVPHGHGSGGHGSRAQLMVFQNLLRSGDRILECGLEQPPPGFLQEGAERQRQQLDPGSGTGPGSTTTGPGPGGGKDQNSHCIPSAEENLQPQQPQLLQWHPVLRLSKGTDGSHTPQQGVPALDSESGSVLCHRHRLLTDRLAKWPPGLLDQALRLGLLEPRKNCSAGGEDPVLALARRLGQLGEGREGGGGGGGREEMVLPLPRCSCHSVLASGSGGIGPGEDPSETSDALLVLEGLGSEEVGGLGEGGDRDGGDMGDAEKGERMGGVGGGGTSGGARQVFSSGTLSGLMRQVHRLAEEAGVCTDQNCRSSLAVLGAAVSLPPCVDSRPPISSTTTPCPYLPVRPQAPQAAAALSGLQVSPDPLPDPSHRPQHQHQSRSQPQSRATTPKLGVASGGAGRSASPLVVLEGEVGGGGGREGEKTPRGKSRKGGSLKVRLSKLFRTKSSSGGSGGLLDKRPSLASSTSSGGSLLDVWGSTCSTEQDSSRLQVSRPHSAFSPVPFTPAFTDDFGGPPQQQGPFTERSVGASMQSLPPRPLVLPPSLSTIQHSLSLNDTFLRGLPRPVPLRPDGQHPPPRLAPRCPLSRPDASSFATSLRELEKCGWYWGPMNWEDAEMKLKGKPDGSFLVRDSSDPRYILSLSFRSQGVTHHTRMEHYRGTFSLWCHPKFEDRCHSVVEFIERAIMHSKNGKFLYFLRSRVPGLPPTPVQLLYPVSRFSSVKSLQHLCRFCIRQLVRIDHIQELPLPTPLISYLRKFYYYDPEEEIIPPLKERGPEQSSQPGVEAQT, encoded by the exons ATGAACGACGCGCAGCAAGAAATGTCTCCAGACTTCGTCCTGATGCGGCTCGTGTCCGCGGCCGAGTACGACCGACTGGACGAGCCCGACGACCTGATGTCCGGAGGCGGCGGGTTCGGGCCCGTTAAAGCCGTGCTGGGACACCACGGCGGCGGCGGGTTTGATCTGGACACCAGCGGCCCCTCGGCAGGCCTCGGCTCGGCCTCCCCGCACTACAGCTCGCCGCTCCCCGGAAAAGGCGAGCTGGACGGCGGGCTGGTGTTGACGCAGGCTCCACCGGGCTCCGAGGCGCCGCTGTCCCCTCCGCCGCCCGAGGACTTTGCCGTAGCGGCTCAGCGCTTCGTGGACTTCCCGGTGCCGCACGGGCACGGCTCGGGGGGGCACGGGTCGAGGGCGCAGCTGATGGTGTTTCAGAATCTGCTGCGGTCCGGAGACCGGATCCTGGAGTGCGGGCTGGAGCAGCCGCCCCCGGGGTTCCTCcaggagggagcagagagacagagacagcagctgGATCCCGGATCAGGTACGGGTCCCGGCAGCACAACAACTGGTCCCGGGCCTGGAGGCGGGAAGGACCAGAACTCACACTGCATCCCATCTGCAGAGGAAAACCTGCAACCACAGCAGCCGCAGCTGCTTCAGTGGCACCCGGTCCTCAGACTGTCCAAAGGGACCGATGGGTCCCATACTCCTCAGCAGGGTGTCCCGGCTCTGGACTCAGAGTCCGGGTCAGTCCTGTGCCACCGACACCGCCTGCTGACAGACCGACTAGCTAAGTGGCCCCCGGGTCTGCTGGACCAAGCCTTGCGTCTCGGCCTGCTGGAGCCCAGGAAGAACTGCTCCGCTGGGGGAGAGGACCCGGTCTTGGCCCTGGCCCGGAGGCTAGGTCAGCTGGGTGAGGGTAGGGAgggcggtggaggaggaggtgggcgAGAGGAGATGGTGCTCCCCCTCCCTCGGTGCTCTTGTCACAGCGTCCTGGCCTCGGGGTCGGGGGGCATAGGGCCCGGCGAGGACCCGAGTGAGACCAGTGACGCTCTGCTGGTCCTAGAAGGTCTGGGGTctgaggaggtgggggggttgggTGAGGGTGGGGACAGGGATGGAGGGGACATGGGGGACGCTgagaagggagagaggatgGGGGGTGTTGGCGGTGGGGGGACGTCTGGGGGGGCTAGGCAGGTGTTCTCCAGCGGGACTCTGAGCGGTCTGATGAGGCAGGTCCACAGACTGGCGGAGGAGGCGGGGGTCTGCACGGACCAGAACTGCCGGTCCTCGTTGGCTGTCCTGGGCGCTGCAGTGTCCCTACCTCCATGTGTGGACTCCCGCCCCCCCATCAGCAGCACCACTACCCCCTGTCCGTACCTCCCTGTTCGCCCGCAGGCCCCCCAGGCTGCAGCAGCCCTCAGTGGTCTCCAAGTCTCCCCTGACCCCCTCCCCGACCCGAGCCACCGGCcgcagcaccagcaccagtcCCGCTCCCAGCCCCAGAGCCGCGCCACCACCCCCAAACTCGGTGTGGCCTCGGGGGGAGCGGGGCGGTCTGCCTCCCCCCTAGTGGTCCtggagggggaggtgggaggaggaggagggagggagggagagaagacgCCGCGGGGAAAGTCAAGGAAAGGGGGGTCACTGAAGGTCCGGCTCAGCAAGCTGTTCAGAACCAAGAGCTCCAGTGGGGGGTCGGGGGGACTGCTGGACAAGAGGCCGTCCCTGGCCTCGTCCACCTCGTCCGGGGGGAGTCTGCTGGACGTGTGGGGGTCCACCTGCAGCACGGAGCAGGACAGCAGCAG GCTGCAGGTGTCCAGACCTCACAGTGCCTTCTCGCCGGTGCCGTTCACTCCTGCTTTCActg ATGATTTCGGCGGCCCTCCCCAGCAGCAGGGGCCCTTTACAGAACGCAGTGTGGGGGCATCGATGCAATCTCTGCCCCCCCGACCGCTGGtcctgcccccctccctcagcACCATCCAACACAGCCTGAGCCTCAacg ACACCTTCCTGCGAGGTCTACCGAGGCCGGTCCCTCTGCGCCCCGACGGTCAGCACCCCCCGCCCCGGCTCGCCCCCCGCTGCCCCCTCAGCCGCCCCGACGCCAGCAGCTTCGCCACCAGCCTCAGAGAACTGGAGAAG tgtggctGGTACTGGGGGCCGATGAACTGGGAGGACGCAGAGATGAAGCTGAAGGGGAAACCAGACGGATCGTTCCTGGTCCGAGACAGTTCAGACCCTCGATACATCCTGAGTCTGAGCTTCAGGTCACAGGGAgtcacacaccacacacgcaTGGAGCACTAcagag gaaCCTTCAGTCTGTGGTGTCATCCAAAGTTCGAGGACCGCTGTCACTCGGTGGTGGAGTTCATAGAGAGAGCCATCATGCACTCCAAGAACGGGAAGTTCCTCTACTTCCTGCGCTCCAGAGTCCCCG GTCTGCCCCCGACCCCGGTCCAGCTGCTGTATCCGGTCTCCAGGTTCAGCAGTGTTAAATCTCTGCAGCATCTCTGCCGCTTCTGCATCAGACAGCTGGTCCGTATAGACCACATCCAGGAGCTGCCGCTGCCCAC GCCTCTCATCTCCTACCTGAGGAAGTTTTATTACTACGACCCGGAGGAGGAGATCATCCCCCCACTGAAGGAGCGGGGGCCGGAGCAGAGCAGCCAGCCGGGGGTGGAGGCCCAAACGTAG
- the LOC130184635 gene encoding uncharacterized protein LOC130184635 isoform X1: MNDAQQEMSPDFVLMRLVSAAEYDRLDEPDDLMSGGGGFGPVKAVLGHHGGGGFDLDTSGPSAGLGSASPHYSSPLPGKGELDGGLVLTQAPPGSEAPLSPPPPEDFAVAAQRFVDFPVPHGHGSGGHGSRAQLMVFQNLLRSGDRILECGLEQPPPGFLQEGAERQRQQLDPGSGTGPGSTTTGPGPGGGKDQNSHCIPSAEENLQPQQPQLLQWHPVLRLSKGTDGSHTPQQGVPALDSESGSVLCHRHRLLTDRLAKWPPGLLDQALRLGLLEPRKNCSAGGEDPVLALARRLGQLGEGREGGGGGGGREEMVLPLPRCSCHSVLASGSGGIGPGEDPSETSDALLVLEGLGSEEVGGLGEGGDRDGGDMGDAEKGERMGGVGGGGTSGGARQVFSSGTLSGLMRQVHRLAEEAGVCTDQNCRSSLAVLGAAVSLPPCVDSRPPISSTTTPCPYLPVRPQAPQAAAALSGLQVSPDPLPDPSHRPQHQHQSRSQPQSRATTPKLGVASGGAGRSASPLVVLEGEVGGGGGREGEKTPRGKSRKGGSLKVRLSKLFRTKSSSGGSGGLLDKRPSLASSTSSGGSLLDVWGSTCSTEQDSSRLQVSRPHSAFSPVPFTPAFTGETVSLVDVDISRRGGNSLHPPTPPPPPRRSLSLLDDFGGPPQQQGPFTERSVGASMQSLPPRPLVLPPSLSTIQHSLSLNDTFLRGLPRPVPLRPDGQHPPPRLAPRCPLSRPDASSFATSLRELEKCGWYWGPMNWEDAEMKLKGKPDGSFLVRDSSDPRYILSLSFRSQGVTHHTRMEHYRGTFSLWCHPKFEDRCHSVVEFIERAIMHSKNGKFLYFLRSRVPGLPPTPVQLLYPVSRFSSVKSLQHLCRFCIRQLVRIDHIQELPLPTPLISYLRKFYYYDPEEEIIPPLKERGPEQSSQPGVEAQT, from the exons ATGAACGACGCGCAGCAAGAAATGTCTCCAGACTTCGTCCTGATGCGGCTCGTGTCCGCGGCCGAGTACGACCGACTGGACGAGCCCGACGACCTGATGTCCGGAGGCGGCGGGTTCGGGCCCGTTAAAGCCGTGCTGGGACACCACGGCGGCGGCGGGTTTGATCTGGACACCAGCGGCCCCTCGGCAGGCCTCGGCTCGGCCTCCCCGCACTACAGCTCGCCGCTCCCCGGAAAAGGCGAGCTGGACGGCGGGCTGGTGTTGACGCAGGCTCCACCGGGCTCCGAGGCGCCGCTGTCCCCTCCGCCGCCCGAGGACTTTGCCGTAGCGGCTCAGCGCTTCGTGGACTTCCCGGTGCCGCACGGGCACGGCTCGGGGGGGCACGGGTCGAGGGCGCAGCTGATGGTGTTTCAGAATCTGCTGCGGTCCGGAGACCGGATCCTGGAGTGCGGGCTGGAGCAGCCGCCCCCGGGGTTCCTCcaggagggagcagagagacagagacagcagctgGATCCCGGATCAGGTACGGGTCCCGGCAGCACAACAACTGGTCCCGGGCCTGGAGGCGGGAAGGACCAGAACTCACACTGCATCCCATCTGCAGAGGAAAACCTGCAACCACAGCAGCCGCAGCTGCTTCAGTGGCACCCGGTCCTCAGACTGTCCAAAGGGACCGATGGGTCCCATACTCCTCAGCAGGGTGTCCCGGCTCTGGACTCAGAGTCCGGGTCAGTCCTGTGCCACCGACACCGCCTGCTGACAGACCGACTAGCTAAGTGGCCCCCGGGTCTGCTGGACCAAGCCTTGCGTCTCGGCCTGCTGGAGCCCAGGAAGAACTGCTCCGCTGGGGGAGAGGACCCGGTCTTGGCCCTGGCCCGGAGGCTAGGTCAGCTGGGTGAGGGTAGGGAgggcggtggaggaggaggtgggcgAGAGGAGATGGTGCTCCCCCTCCCTCGGTGCTCTTGTCACAGCGTCCTGGCCTCGGGGTCGGGGGGCATAGGGCCCGGCGAGGACCCGAGTGAGACCAGTGACGCTCTGCTGGTCCTAGAAGGTCTGGGGTctgaggaggtgggggggttgggTGAGGGTGGGGACAGGGATGGAGGGGACATGGGGGACGCTgagaagggagagaggatgGGGGGTGTTGGCGGTGGGGGGACGTCTGGGGGGGCTAGGCAGGTGTTCTCCAGCGGGACTCTGAGCGGTCTGATGAGGCAGGTCCACAGACTGGCGGAGGAGGCGGGGGTCTGCACGGACCAGAACTGCCGGTCCTCGTTGGCTGTCCTGGGCGCTGCAGTGTCCCTACCTCCATGTGTGGACTCCCGCCCCCCCATCAGCAGCACCACTACCCCCTGTCCGTACCTCCCTGTTCGCCCGCAGGCCCCCCAGGCTGCAGCAGCCCTCAGTGGTCTCCAAGTCTCCCCTGACCCCCTCCCCGACCCGAGCCACCGGCcgcagcaccagcaccagtcCCGCTCCCAGCCCCAGAGCCGCGCCACCACCCCCAAACTCGGTGTGGCCTCGGGGGGAGCGGGGCGGTCTGCCTCCCCCCTAGTGGTCCtggagggggaggtgggaggaggaggagggagggagggagagaagacgCCGCGGGGAAAGTCAAGGAAAGGGGGGTCACTGAAGGTCCGGCTCAGCAAGCTGTTCAGAACCAAGAGCTCCAGTGGGGGGTCGGGGGGACTGCTGGACAAGAGGCCGTCCCTGGCCTCGTCCACCTCGTCCGGGGGGAGTCTGCTGGACGTGTGGGGGTCCACCTGCAGCACGGAGCAGGACAGCAGCAG GCTGCAGGTGTCCAGACCTCACAGTGCCTTCTCGCCGGTGCCGTTCACTCCTGCTTTCActg gtgagACAGTGTCTCTGGTTGATGTGGATATTTCTCGGAGAGGGGGGAACTCTCTTCATCCCCCGACTCCTCCTCCCCCGCCCAGACGGAGCCTCAGTCTGCTCg ATGATTTCGGCGGCCCTCCCCAGCAGCAGGGGCCCTTTACAGAACGCAGTGTGGGGGCATCGATGCAATCTCTGCCCCCCCGACCGCTGGtcctgcccccctccctcagcACCATCCAACACAGCCTGAGCCTCAacg ACACCTTCCTGCGAGGTCTACCGAGGCCGGTCCCTCTGCGCCCCGACGGTCAGCACCCCCCGCCCCGGCTCGCCCCCCGCTGCCCCCTCAGCCGCCCCGACGCCAGCAGCTTCGCCACCAGCCTCAGAGAACTGGAGAAG tgtggctGGTACTGGGGGCCGATGAACTGGGAGGACGCAGAGATGAAGCTGAAGGGGAAACCAGACGGATCGTTCCTGGTCCGAGACAGTTCAGACCCTCGATACATCCTGAGTCTGAGCTTCAGGTCACAGGGAgtcacacaccacacacgcaTGGAGCACTAcagag gaaCCTTCAGTCTGTGGTGTCATCCAAAGTTCGAGGACCGCTGTCACTCGGTGGTGGAGTTCATAGAGAGAGCCATCATGCACTCCAAGAACGGGAAGTTCCTCTACTTCCTGCGCTCCAGAGTCCCCG GTCTGCCCCCGACCCCGGTCCAGCTGCTGTATCCGGTCTCCAGGTTCAGCAGTGTTAAATCTCTGCAGCATCTCTGCCGCTTCTGCATCAGACAGCTGGTCCGTATAGACCACATCCAGGAGCTGCCGCTGCCCAC GCCTCTCATCTCCTACCTGAGGAAGTTTTATTACTACGACCCGGAGGAGGAGATCATCCCCCCACTGAAGGAGCGGGGGCCGGAGCAGAGCAGCCAGCCGGGGGTGGAGGCCCAAACGTAG
- the kpnb1 gene encoding importin subunit beta-1: MELITILEKTVSPDRNELEAAQKFLEQAAIENLPTFLVELSKVLANPGNTQVARVAAGLQVKNSLTSKDPDVKTQYQQRWLAIDANARREIKNYVLQTLGTETYRPSSASQCVAGIACAEIPVNQWPELIPQLVANVTDPSSTEHMKESTLEAIGYICQDIDPEQLQENANQILTAIIQGMRKEEPSNNVKLAATNALLNSLEFTKANFDKETERHFIMQVVCEATQCPDTRVRVAALQNLVKIMSLYYQYMETYMGPALFAITIEAMKSDIDEVALQGIEFWSNVCDEEMDLAIEASEASEQGRPPEHTSKFYAKGALQYLVPILTQTLTKQDENDDDDDWNPCKAAGVCLMLLATCCEDDVVPHVLPFIKEHIKHPDWRYRDASVMAFGSILEGPELNQLKPLVIQAMPTLIELMKDPSVVVRDTTAWTVGRICELLPEAAINEVYLAPLLQCLIEGLGAEPRVASNVCWAFSSLAEAAYEATDAAEDQEEPSTYCLSSSFEIIVQKLLETTDRPDGHQNNLRSAAYEALMEIVKNSAKDCYPAVQKTTLVIMERLQQVLQMESHIQSTSDRIQFNDLQSLLCATLQNVLRKVQHQDALQISDVVMASLLRMFQSTAGSGGVQEDALMAVSTLVEVLGSDFQKYMDAFKPFLGIGLKNYAEYQVCLAAVGLVCDLCRALMSNILPYCDEIMQLLLENLGNENVHRSVKPQILSAFGDIALAIGGEFKKYLDIVLDTLQQASQAQVDKTDYDMVDYLNELREGCLEAYTGIIQGLKGDQENVHPDVMLVQPRVEFILSFIHHIAEDEDHSDGVVANAAGLIGDLCTAFGKDVMKLVEVRPLINDLLTEGRRSKTNKTKTLATWATKELRKLKSQA; encoded by the exons ATGGAGCTCATCACGATCCTCGAGAAAACGGTCTCTCCAG ATCGGAATGAACTGGAGGCGGCACAGAAGTTTCTGGAGCAAGCGGCGATAGAGAACCTG CCCACATTCCTGGTGGAGTTGTCCAAAGTGTTGGCGAACCCAGGGAACACTCAGGTGGCTCGAGTTGCTGCTGGTCTGCAGGTGAAGAACTCTCTGACCTCCAAAGACCCCGATGTCAAGACGCAGTACCAGCAGAGATGGCTGGCCATCGACGCCAACGCTCGCCGCGAGATCAAGAACTAC gtTTTACAGACTCTGGGCACGGAGACGTACCGGCCCAGCTCGGCATCGCAGTGCGTCGCTGGGATCGCCTGTGCAGAGATTCCCGTTAACCAGTGGCCCGAGCTGATCCCACAGCTGGTGGCCAACGTCACGGACCCCTCCAGCACCGAACACATGAAGGAGTCCACGCTGGAGGCCATCGGATACATCTGCCAGGACATT GACccggagcagctgcaggaaaacgCCAACCAGATCCTGACAGCCATCATTCAGGGCATGAGGAAGGAGGAGCCCAGTAACAACGTCAAACTGGCTGCTACCAACGCCCTGCTCAACTCTCTGGAGTTCACCAAAGCCAACTTCGACAAGGAG ACGGAGAGACATTTCATCATGCAGGTGGTTTGTGAAGCGACACAGTGTCCAGACACCAGA GTGCGTGTGGCGGCCTTACAGAACCTGGTGAAGATCATGTCTCTGTATTATCAGTACATGGAGACGTACATGGGCCCTGCTCTGTTCGCG ATCACCATCGAGGCGATGAAGAGCGACATCGATGAGGTGGCCTTGCAGGGCATCGAGTTCTGGTCAAACGTCTGTGATGAAGAGATGGACCTGGCCATCGAGGCCTCAGAG GCCTCGGAGCAGGGACGTCCCCCAGAGCACACCAGTAAATTCTACGCCAAAGGGGCCCTGCAGTACCTGGTCCCCATCCTCACCCAGACCCTCACCAAACAG GACGAGAACGACGACGATGACGACTGGAACCCGTGTAAGGCGGCGGGCGTGTGTCTGATGCTGCTGGCGACCTGCTGCGAGGACGACGTGGTTCCTCACGTTCTGCCCTTCATCAAAGAACACATCAAACACCCCGACTGGCGCTACCGCGACGCCTCCGTCATGGCCTTCGGATCCATCCTGGAGGGGCCTGAACTCAACCAGCTGAAACCGCTCGTCATACAG GCGATGCCGACCCTGATCGAGCTGATGAAGGACCCCAGTGTGGTGGTGAGAGACACCACGGCGTGGACGGTGGGGAGGATCTGCGAGCTGCTGCCTGAAGCCGCCATCAACGAGGTCTACCTGGCCCCCCTGCTGCAGTGTCTGATCGAGGGTCTGGGGGCGGAGCCCAGGGTGGCGTCCAACGTCTGCTGG GCGTTCTCCTCTCTGGCTGAGGCGGCCTACGAAGCCACAGATGCCGCAGAGGACCAGGAGGAGCCCAGCACCTACTGTCTCTCCTCGTCCTTCGAGATCATCGTCCAGAAGCTCCTGGAGACCACAGACAG GCCCGATGGTCACCAGAACAACCTGCGCTCGGCCGCCTACGAGGCTCTGATGGAGATCGTCAAGAACAGCGCCAAGGACTGTTACCCTGCTGTCCAGAAGACCACCCTGGTCATCATGGAGAGACTGCAGCAGGTCCTGCAGATGGAG TCTCACATCCAGAGCACCTCAGACAGAATCCAATTCAACGACCTGCAGTCACTGCTGTGTGCCACTCTACAG AATGTTCTTCGTAAAGTTCAGCATCAGGACGCTCTGCAGATCTCAGACGTGGTCATGGCGTCTCTGCTGAGGATGTTTCAGAGCACCGCCGGCTCCGGAGGCGTTCAGGAGGATGCTCTGATGGCCGTGTCCACACTGGTggaag TTCTGGGAAGCGACTTCCAGAAGTACATGGACGCCTTTAAGCCGTTCCTGGGCATCGGACTGAAGAACTACGCTGAGTATCAG gtgTGTCTGGCGGCGGTGGGTCTGGTGTGTGACCTGTGCAGAGCTCTGATGTCCAACATCCTGCCTTACTGTGACGAGAtcatgcagctgctgctggagaaccTCGGG aaCGAGAACGTCCACCGGTCAGTGAAGCCTCAGATCCTCTCGGCGTTCGGTGACATCGCTCTGGCCATTGGAGGAGAGTTTAAGAAATACCTGGACATCGTCCTGGACACGCTGCAGCAGGCATCACAGGCTCAAGTCGACAAG ACGGACTACGACATGGTGGACTACCTCAACGAGCTGAGGGAGGGCTGTCTGGAGGCCTACACCGGGATCATCCAGGGCCTGAAGGGGGACCAAGAGAACGTCCACC CTGACGTGATGCTGGTGCAGCCTCGGGTGGAGTTCATCCTCTCCTTCATCCATCACATAGCGGAGGATGAGGACCACTCTGACGGAGTGGTGGCCAACGCAGCCGGACTCATCGG cgACCTGTGCACAGCGTTCGGTAAAGACGTGATGAAGCTGGTCGAGGTTCGTCCGCTCATCAACGACCTGCTGACGGAGGGTCGACGCTCCAAAACCAACAAGACCAAGACGCTGGCCACCTGGGCCACCAAGGAGCTCCGCAAGCTCAAGAGCCAGGCCtg A